In Leptodesmis sichuanensis A121, the following are encoded in one genomic region:
- a CDS encoding NAD-dependent epimerase/dehydratase family protein, protein MKVLITGTEGYLGCLLAALLLRQGHDVTGIDTGFYKAGWLYNGVDLVPKTINKDIRHITLEDLQGMDAVVHMAELSNDPTGQLAPHITHEINFKGSVRLAELAKQAGVTRFVYMSSCSVYGFSTEPEGASEASPVDPQTAYAKCKVMVERAIAPMADDDFSPTFMRNATAFGASPRMRFDIVINNLAGLAWTTKEIKMNSDGTPWRPMAHGLDIAKATLCALEAPRDIIHNQIFNVGDTSNNYRVKDMAEIIADVFTGCKLSFGSISADRRNYRVCFDKINTQLPGFKCEWDARRGVQQLHDLFTRIELTEEMFHFRGYTRLKQLEYLIRTQQIDQDFFWKPLSNGNIS, encoded by the coding sequence ATGAAAGTACTGATTACTGGTACAGAAGGCTATCTTGGATGTCTCCTGGCAGCTCTCCTGCTGCGGCAGGGACACGATGTCACCGGGATTGATACGGGCTTTTACAAAGCGGGCTGGCTGTATAACGGCGTTGACCTGGTTCCCAAAACCATCAATAAGGATATTCGCCACATCACCCTGGAAGACTTACAGGGCATGGATGCCGTGGTACACATGGCGGAGTTGTCCAATGACCCGACCGGGCAACTGGCTCCCCACATCACCCATGAAATTAATTTCAAAGGCTCTGTGCGGCTGGCGGAACTGGCGAAACAGGCTGGAGTGACCCGCTTTGTCTACATGTCGTCCTGCAGTGTGTATGGCTTTTCCACAGAGCCAGAAGGCGCGTCGGAAGCATCCCCAGTAGATCCCCAAACTGCTTATGCCAAGTGCAAAGTGATGGTGGAACGGGCGATCGCACCCATGGCTGATGACGACTTCTCCCCCACGTTTATGCGCAATGCTACTGCCTTTGGAGCTTCTCCCCGAATGCGGTTTGACATTGTGATTAATAATCTGGCGGGATTAGCCTGGACAACAAAAGAAATCAAAATGAACAGTGATGGCACTCCCTGGCGACCAATGGCCCACGGCTTGGACATTGCCAAAGCCACGCTCTGTGCCCTGGAAGCCCCTCGCGATATAATTCACAACCAAATCTTTAATGTTGGCGATACATCGAATAATTATCGAGTCAAAGACATGGCGGAAATCATTGCCGATGTCTTCACAGGTTGCAAATTGAGTTTTGGCAGTATCAGTGCCGATCGACGCAATTACCGTGTCTGCTTTGACAAAATCAATACTCAACTGCCCGGATTCAAGTGCGAGTGGGATGCGCGTCGAGGAGTACAACAATTGCATGATCTCTTCACTCGCATTGAACTCACTGAAGAGATGTTTCACTTCCGGGGCTACACCCGCCTGAAGCAGTTGGAATACCTGATTCGCACTCAACAAATTGACCAGGATTTCTTTTGGAAACCCCTATCAAACGGCAATATTTCGTAG
- the rfbC gene encoding dTDP-4-dehydrorhamnose 3,5-epimerase, producing the protein MIFTETKLKGAFIVDVELLADQRGAFARTFCAQEFEQHGLKPTVAQCNLSFNHKAGTIRGMHYQIPPAAETKLVRCTKGAIYDVIVDLRPASPTYRQHIGVELSADNRRALYVPELFAHGYQALTDGAEVVYQVGEFYTPGYERGLRYDDPAFGISWPLPVTVISEKDASWPLFEAVSA; encoded by the coding sequence ATGATTTTTACCGAAACTAAACTCAAAGGTGCGTTCATCGTTGATGTAGAACTCTTAGCCGATCAACGGGGAGCCTTTGCCCGTACCTTTTGTGCCCAAGAGTTTGAGCAGCATGGCCTGAAACCTACCGTCGCCCAATGCAATCTCTCCTTTAACCACAAAGCAGGCACGATCCGGGGAATGCATTACCAGATTCCTCCCGCTGCCGAAACCAAGCTGGTGCGCTGTACCAAAGGAGCCATTTACGATGTGATCGTTGATCTGCGTCCAGCATCTCCTACCTATCGGCAGCATATTGGCGTGGAACTCAGTGCAGACAACCGGCGAGCGTTATACGTTCCCGAACTGTTTGCCCACGGCTATCAAGCACTCACGGATGGAGCCGAAGTGGTGTATCAAGTTGGCGAGTTTTACACTCCGGGCTATGAACGGGGGCTGCGCTATGATGATCCGGCCTTTGGCATTTCCTGGCCCTTACCCGTCACCGTGATTTCTGAGAAAGATGCCTCCTGGCCCCTGTTTGAGGCTGTGTCCGCCTAA